In the uncultured Methanobacterium sp. genome, one interval contains:
- a CDS encoding roadblock/LC7 domain-containing protein: MKPISEQINEVLHEMEYKSDILESYVIRKDGLIMTSSNPHVKNHIIAAMAASLINIGDKTLDDIGDDHLERLLITGEKLQIVIMGSSLVALVCAVESNANLGMVFLKMKRAVEKIFHIIQEAYMD; the protein is encoded by the coding sequence ATGAAACCTATTTCCGAACAGATCAATGAGGTTCTCCATGAAATGGAGTATAAAAGTGATATTTTGGAGTCATATGTCATCCGGAAAGATGGTTTGATCATGACTTCCAGCAATCCTCATGTGAAAAATCATATAATTGCAGCTATGGCTGCTTCATTAATCAATATTGGAGATAAAACACTAGATGATATTGGTGATGACCACCTGGAAAGACTACTCATAACCGGTGAGAAATTACAAATTGTTATTATGGGTTCTTCACTGGTTGCTCTGGTCTGTGCAGTTGAATCTAATGCCAACCTGGGTATGGTCTTTTTGAAAATGAAAAGAGCTGTAGAGAAGATATTCCATATAATACAGGAAGCATATATGGATTAA
- a CDS encoding roadblock/LC7 domain-containing protein, with protein MTVQNYEDVLISINRIRGVKDSLVAGLDGIPVGKVDRKSSILSASTVAALGAVRELTKSVSYGDLEQLIVETDNGKIVIDEFGVGHVIIVLTENNANIGMIRVMLKKAIGDFVNNK; from the coding sequence ATGACTGTTCAAAACTATGAAGATGTTTTAATTAGTATTAACAGAATTAGGGGTGTTAAGGATTCCCTTGTGGCTGGTTTAGATGGTATTCCTGTTGGTAAGGTGGACCGAAAAAGTTCAATTTTAAGCGCCAGTACTGTTGCAGCATTGGGAGCAGTGCGAGAGCTCACTAAAAGCGTCAGTTATGGCGACCTAGAGCAGTTGATTGTTGAAACTGACAACGGTAAAATTGTGATAGATGAATTTGGTGTTGGCCATGTTATAATCGTTTTAACTGAAAATAATGCTAATATTGGAATGATAAGAGTAATGTTAAAGAAGGCCATTGGCGATTTTGTTAATAACAAATAA
- a CDS encoding GTP-binding protein translates to MEQISKDSLKIVVFGALNAGKTTFVERLSGQELFLKGEFESITTSFDFVQIEQHGILIHLFASPGHRRFSFMWETLATGMDGAILLIDSTVGITPVDYELVKFIESYNVPYVVAANKEDISKLSTDFIRKQLKLPEEITIWNTSALNDDNLSSFMDNLIQDIIKSENK, encoded by the coding sequence ATGGAACAAATATCAAAGGATAGTCTCAAAATAGTGGTTTTCGGCGCTTTAAATGCCGGTAAAACCACTTTTGTAGAGAGATTAAGTGGACAGGAACTTTTTCTTAAAGGTGAATTTGAAAGCATAACCACCAGTTTTGATTTTGTCCAAATTGAACAACACGGTATCTTAATACATCTTTTTGCCAGTCCAGGTCACAGAAGATTCTCTTTCATGTGGGAAACACTGGCCACAGGAATGGATGGAGCAATATTACTAATAGATTCTACCGTGGGGATAACTCCGGTTGATTATGAACTAGTTAAATTCATAGAAAGTTACAATGTACCATACGTGGTTGCAGCTAATAAAGAAGATATTTCTAAACTTAGCACAGATTTCATCCGTAAACAACTGAAACTTCCTGAAGAAATTACCATATGGAACACTTCAGCATTGAATGATGATAACCTGTCCAGCTTTATGGATAACCTCATCCAAGACATAATCAAGAGTGAAAATAAGTAA
- a CDS encoding roadblock/LC7 domain-containing protein: MGLREDIGGLLNELLERAPGDISGVAVLRPDGLMIASSLPGNTDEKRVAAMAAAMVGTSQRTCDELERGDLNQVVIDGASGKAILAHAGEKAVLAALSPAEVNLGLALLELERTSEKVKEVMNQ, encoded by the coding sequence ATGGGTTTAAGAGAAGATATTGGTGGTTTATTAAATGAGCTTCTGGAACGTGCTCCAGGCGATATTAGTGGTGTGGCAGTTTTAAGGCCTGATGGTTTAATGATTGCTTCATCCCTTCCAGGTAACACTGATGAAAAACGTGTAGCAGCAATGGCTGCGGCAATGGTAGGTACATCACAGAGAACATGTGATGAACTGGAAAGAGGAGATCTTAACCAGGTAGTAATAGATGGTGCATCTGGAAAAGCAATTTTAGCCCATGCCGGAGAAAAAGCAGTACTGGCCGCTTTATCCCCAGCAGAAGTAAATCTGGGTTTAGCCCTTCTGGAACTGGAAAGAACATCCGAGAAAGTAAAAGAAGTAATGAATCAATAA
- a CDS encoding roadblock/LC7 domain-containing protein has protein sequence MGLREDIGGFLNELLERAPGDISGVAVLRPDGLMIASSLPGNTDEKRVAAMAAAMVGTSQRTCDELERGDLNQVVIDGASGKAILAHAGEKAVLAALSPAEVNLGLALLELERTAEKVKEVMNQ, from the coding sequence ATGGGTTTAAGAGAAGATATTGGTGGTTTTTTAAATGAGCTTTTGGAGCGTGCTCCTGGTGATATTAGTGGTGTGGCAGTTTTAAGGCCTGATGGTTTAATGATTGCTTCATCCCTTCCAGGTAACACTGATGAAAAACGTGTAGCAGCAATGGCTGCGGCAATGGTAGGTACATCACAGAGAACATGTGATGAACTGGAAAGAGGAGATCTTAACCAGGTAGTAATAGATGGTGCATCTGGAAAAGCAATTTTAGCCCATGCCGGAGAAAAAGCAGTACTGGCCGCCCTATCGCCTGCAGAAGTAAACCTGGGATTAGCCCTTCTGGAACTGGAAAGAACAGCCGAAAAAGTAAAAGAAGTAATGAATCAATAA